The window TCGTGCTCCAGCAGCCTCGATCGCGGTGCGCTACCACCTTTGGAAGCATCTCGAAAGACGAGGGCGGGGATCTTGATCAGGAGACGAAGATGAGATGGATCAAGGGAAGAAAGGTTCCTAGGTTTAAAGGAAGGGAACCGACCTGAGAGGAGGCGGGGATGAGATGGACTCGCCGGTCTTCCGTCGGACCATACCGTCTTGCCTTGGTCCTGTTCCATCAGACACGATGGGGGCTCAAGACCACTTCCGGAAGGATCCTGCTCCTCAATAATTGGGATCTTGATACGGAGAAGACGAAGAGATTGGAGGAGGCGATGGATCCAAGAGCGAAGGGGTTCAAGAAAACGGCTTCGAAGAGGCGGGAAACCCAATATTTGAACATGCCAACGTGGCGATGTCGACCCGCTCTTTCCCTTCGTAACCGCGAGCGACGTGGGATCGTCGTCGCACCTCTTCGGAGaacgaataataataaaaataaataaacaataaAAGTCTATGCGGTAATGACGTCATCGATGGGAGCGAGACGGTCAGTGAAGGCCCGCCCAACGACAAAAGTCCATATGATGTGCTCGACACTCTCTTGCTCTTTCGTGTACATTAATCTTCATGTATTCGATATTGGACCGTTCTTAAGACTTCATATTTCTCAAGATGTAGGAAGGCTTCGTTAGCTTTTACAGCGTTTCCCGTGGAATACTTTGTCTGGAAGATTTTGTACCTACAAAGTGCTTCTCGATTCCTCTGGGCGATGATTTATGTCATGCCTTGTCGTCCTCTTAGGTGCTTTTGGCCATCAAAGCTGCCTTCCCTGTGAATCCACTGGTCCTTGACGGTTGTCGCCCATGCATCGAGTACTTCTTGCTGCGTTAAAGCCGGAGAGGGAAAGTGGAGATGACTTCTATAGTGTCCAAGGAATGCGAGGCCGGCTTAAACATCACCGACGTTTTCGTACTCGAACTATGAGACGGAAAAATCTCGACTCAAACTCATGAGAAGGCATCGCAGCGTCACGAGAACAAACACAAATCTTGGCACCACAATAAAGCATCTGTCAGCAAGAAATGGACTCCACACCGCACCAGGCAGAACAAAGGCAGAAGTAGCAGGTGTAAGTAAATGGATCCAAATGATCATGTCAAGCAGAACAATCAATCTCCAACAGAGTCCCCTCCTCTCAAAACAAAGAATCAAGCATGTTCTCCTACCCAAGGAGAGAGCCCATTCAATCAAGTGAGCCAAACATCTAACACGGGTGACCAAAACAGGTCCATCACAACGGGGATACTTTGGTGACACGACAAATAACGACTAAAAATAAACTCTAACCCTATTAAACGCGAAACATATCATATCAGGTCATGTCATATATAGTCTAAATGACCAAAATGGCAACGGCCAGCACCGCCACCGAGCTCATCATCTTCCCCACGCCGCTCGCTGCACCGCTCTGCAtagaaatgaaatgaaatgatGCAGCATTATCTACTATTTTTGACACCTACCTCGGAAGGTGATAGGGGAGCAGGTAGCTGACACATGTCCCATCTCGAGGATCTCCGTCACTGTCTTATTTTAATTACCGTCTTTAATTGGCTCGGGTTTTTATTACGCATTTGTCCTTTTGGCTAAAGGAAAATGGGAATCTCGAGGAACGAGCACGGATCACGTGACCGAGCGCGACAACCGACGGCCCAGATATTTTCTTCACGAAATGTACACCCCGAGGTGCTTATAGAactgttaaaattacttttttagtTTAACCTACCATCTTACCCGCTGCTGGCAGTCGGGGTAGTTTCGGGCCCCACTTTACCCGCGAGAATGAACAGCTAGAAAGTAGTGTAGCGCGAATGGTGACACCGGACTTCAAGGTTTGCAGAGAGCTACATTGTAAATAGGTATTTGAGTTCCGGTTCCGGACACAGCTGGCGACTGCGGTGTCGGAGAAATTAATGGCAGGCGCAAGTTAGCGATGAGACGCTTGTCCAAGTTCCCGTGGGCGAGTCGCCTCGGGGCATGTGGCACGTGCGAAGAGGACGCGGCGATCGGTGAACGCGCTGCGGCTGCGCCCGTTCCAACGGCTAGGATTTAGCCGCACGTTGTAGGGCAGTGCGGGTGCCGTCCGACCCCGGCAAGGGGTCGCGGTGCCGGTCCGAGTCGGAACCCGACGACCGATATATGGGAGGGTACGGTAagcgagagagagatagagagcgtACCGTGTCTGCAGCAGAACCACTGGGCCCGGGGGAGGCTGCCTCGGAAGATGGGGACGAAGCTGGTGTCGACGGCGTTGTGGTTGCTACTGGCGACGAGGCCGGGGTGACGCCCTTCTTTTTCGGTTTCGGTGGTGACGCCGCCGGGACCTCGGCGGGTTTCGGAGGGGCCGTTGCCGGCTCGGGGGGAGGCAATGCAGGTCGAGGGCTAGGTGGTGAGCTGAGGGGGACAGGCGTGGGCGGAGGGACAGCGTCGGAAGGAGGGGACGCGGTGGGAGGAGACGCAGAGGGAACGGAGGCGGTCGGAGGGGAGGAGAGGGGTGCCGCTAATGGAGCTGGGGGAGTGGATGTGAAGGGTGATGGAACGGCGGGGGCGGGGGCGGTGGACTTGGTGGGGGAAGCAGCGGGGGCTGCGACGGGGACGGGGGTGGTGTGTTTGGCGGGGGCcgcggaggtggaggaggaggtgggaGGGGTAGCAGTTGGTGAGGAGGCCGGCGACTGGGCGGCAGCGGAGGAGAGGGCGAGGCCGAGGACGGCGATGGCGATGGAGATAGCGGTGAGCCGATCCATGTTTCCTCAACAGAGAGTGTGTGTGCAACAGAGTGCAGAGGGAGTTCATATATAGTGGGTGGAGCTTCTAATATTTCGGATCCTATCCAACTACCAAACGATGCGATAGTCATCGAACCGTTCACATTTCAGGAAGTTGTTTAACCGCATCTTAGTGGACGTCGATGCGACCCAAAAGCATAGTTCATATTCAAAGGGTATTCATAGACGATCCGCCCCAGAGGAAGAGAAGTAAAGAGAGCAACAAATAAACGAAGGGGCCCGTAACACTTGCTTCTCGCTGCTGCTACTTGCGGGAGCGTGGGATTCAGCTTTGCTTCTCGCTGCGGCGGCCAATGAGGAAGAAGGCTTTCTGGCCGTGTGTGCGTGGTGGTGGGATCAGGCCGACATGGATGATCGAATTGGAAGCCAATAATAGCCCATAAGCGGATGAGAGTTGGCCCATCAGGATTTGGGCTCCCTTACGAGGGTGCTACACGTGTACAAAAAGTGCCACCAAGTCCTGTGATGTTGATCTATCATAGTTTGTTTGGCTGTGATGATGAATGCAAAAGACTGATAAATTTGTTTGTCAGCTCGGTGTGCACTTGTTTTGATCAATTTGACATCTAACAGCAAGCACTATGCTTTTGTATCCCTATTAGATCCTGATAATAACAATGTAGTATGTATGTGTTGCTTCATCCTCCtcaaaaccattccttttgttaagaaagaagataataatatcaacgATACGCATTCTCTTGATTCAACATGTTTTCTCTAACGAGTAATTTTCCTACTCCAACTGAGCAACTTGTCGCTGTTTACTAAAATTGGATGGACGAACACACAAAAAGATGCGTGCTGTTGAGATGCCTCAATCAAGATGGTCGAGCACTTCAACTAAAAACAAAAggggaaagaagaaagaaagatgacAATACACTTTCGAGCCCGAGACATGAATTCTTGTAGGCAGTCTCAATCAGCCACTTGATTGGTGTCAGTTATCTGTTCCTCACGCTCGTTTCGTCCAAAGTAATCGAGTTAGCAGCAGCAGAGCGCATGCGTTGAATGATTTCCCTTCTCACGGCATTGGAGATGTCTCCTACTCGTAAAATGATTTCGCTTCTTCGCTCGGAAGACAAGCAGAGCAATTCTAACTCATTGGCACAATCAGCAACTTTCTCATCCTCGAGATTCCTTGTACCCTTCATTCAATGATTTCTCACCCTCGCTTCGATCCACCACACACATTTATTCTTCTCGTCCTTGGCTGGATTTTTCACCACGGAGATCATCCTTTTCCCTCCCCTGCTGAGAAATGAATTCAAGTTCAGATCGCAGAAacatggcagtgctgccatcatTCACAAACCGTTCTGCCAAGGTGAGCTGTGATCTGGTAGACAGTGTTGCGGTATGGCACATCATTACTTCTGTTCTATTGTTGCTCAGATGGTGATGATAGTTCAAAGGTTTAAATTACACCAAGCACCTAAAAGCTGTATCAAAACTGAATAGCTTATGCATCACAGCCAAAACATGTTTTGCAAGCTCTTTTAAAGTAGAGTTTTAATTTAGAAACATAAGCTTAATTACTGAAGATATAGAGGATAATAAAAGGTTTCAGTGGCAACATGAAGTCAAAAAGTTTGAGTCTTCCTTATTTGAAGGGTAGTAATAAAACATAACTGCAAGGGTACCAAGTACATACCTGCATCTCATTAGGTCAAGTGGCCTCTCTTCCCCAGGGCACACCTCCCATCAAGCATATACATTGACCTACTGGAACAAAGAGAGCATGCTCATTAATAACCATGGCTTGGAAGCAGCATGATGATGAGGAAAAGATGGAGATGCATGCTACTTACCACCCACCATATGCATGCATGTAGATATCAAATTCAAATGCACAACCTGCAACTGAAAAGGGCTCagacaaataaatatttaaatgtaaTAAGGAACCACATGGGGGTCTCTTCCAGACTCATGCCCCCAGGTAATAATATTTCCATGTTTCCTGCAGTTATATCTACCACTATTCCTGGCTTGTCAAAACAGTTTCTTAAGGTAAATTAACATGACCAGCACAGAGGCCACCGGGCTCTTTATTTATACCTTCTCTGTCATGCAAATGGAAATAACAAGATTCTGGAAGACATTATAAGCAAACAAGATAAATTATCATGACCAAGACAGAGGCCTGAACATCAGTACTGGACCCAGCTGCATCAATAAACTAAAGTTGTAGTCATGCAAAAGGAAAATAAGACAActtaaagaaaatattatataagCAACCAAGATATAATAACATGGACAGGACAGAGGCCAGTAGGCTCTTAATTTATCTTTTCCCAGTGAACATGAAACCTGGACCAGCCGACATCAGTACACTCAAGTTGTAGTCAtgcagaaggaaaagaagaatagCACTTTGGAAGATAATGTAAGCAACAATGATGGCACAAGGCTAGGACAATATGAAGCCATAAAGTAGCTAGTGAAGTAATAAGCCACGAATATCAGATACAGAAAAGTTTTGGTCCAAAACTACTACTATGGCAAGGCTAATTCTGCGAAAAGTTAAATCCAAACCCGACGTCCAATCCGCACTTAAGCCTTGTAGCTTTATATCATGCACAATTTTCATGCCAGCAAGTAAACAAGCAAAAGACACATGAGAACTCAACCCACAGCTACTTACAAGCTTCATAACTTTGGACAGTTTCCACACCAGTAAATAAGCAAAAAACACATGAGAACTCAACCCCAGCCACCTAACCAGAAACATGCTGGCAGTTGAAGTTCTTGAACCACCAGAAAAATAAACTAGtcgtaagaagaagaaaaaaaagcatcCATACTGATCCCCCTGCTTCAGGATTGGAAGTAGCACCCTGTTCAAAGAACAAAGAAGAGAGCTCCTCTCCATCCCCCAGAGCTGACTTACCAAAATAACCAAACCAGCTCTACCTATGAACCCTGCTTTCGGACTAAAAAATCCACTAGGGCCTGCGGGCGTAGATGCACTAAACCATTATGGTCCGATTTACAGGGGACATACTGATGAGCAAACTCCAAATTACCCAAAAAGTAGGTTCTCTGGGCTTATCTTCATGGTCAGTTGATCAGTTATAACTATGACTACTAATATAGACAGCTCAATTCACTTCATATCTTAAATGGTACTAGCACTAGACTTTCGCCACCCACATGATGTTAACCTCAGCATCGTTGTGTTACTTCTCCAGAGCTGCAACCTTAGCCCGATGACCCCCAACCATGAGATTCTTTCCCCGCTCTCCTTGAGGCAGTTCGTAGGCTTCATCGATAGACCCAAACTTCTCCAGAGCTGCAACCTTAGCCCGATGACCCCCAACCATGAGATTCTTTCCCCTCTCTCCTTGAGGCAGCTCGCAGGCTTCATCGATAGATCCATGCTTTACGTCAGCCGGAGGGATAAAGCAATCCACAGAAAGGCCGGGAACATTAAAAGCCACCTCCTCGATAGTCCAAGACTCCTCCATCCTGGTTTTTGTGTGACTCATGGCCACTTCACCAAACCGAAAAAGAGTGACAACCGAGTGACCAGAGTGTGCAATCATCATACCCTCAACCGGGCGGTAATCATCAATGAAGGAGTTGATGGAGGTTTCCCAGTACACAGCATCACCACCGGCACTTGACTGGATTCGGGTCAGATGTGAATCCTCAATATGGATAAGAAGCCCAGTTTTCTGGCTAAAGTAACCAAACAAGACATGTCTAATGACCTCAGCAGGTCCTTCGCTCCTTGCCTTGAGCGTCTGTGGATCTGCACAGAGCTTGAGGATGAAGCAATCCTCGCCATTGACCTTCTTCTCCCCAATGCACCGTGCCTTGGCAAACATGCTCGCTGTGATCAAGGGATCAATACCCTACATATACAAACACGAGACCATCTCAACAAAGCCACCGGATAAGTAACACGACTCAAGTatctaatatgattgaagcaaccCTATTTAACAGAGTTATGCTCCCCCCAACTGGCTCTGTACCTGTAAAGCCCGACGAAGGGGACGGACAGGGCCTTTGGCAGCATGCGCACCAAGCCATGGCGTATGGCGCCAAACTAGCTTGCCATTACAACCGGCATGTACCTTACTACCACCGACAGCGAGCTCCACGTACCACATGTCAGGCGCCATCTGCCAGAGGACGAAGCCACCGGACTCTGCATCTCTGGATGCATTCCTGGCCTTGATGACCCTGGTGGCCGTCTCAAAATCAGTTGCCACCATCCTCACCTTCCCCATAGCGTAAGCATTCCTAATGGAGCTCAGCAGCTTCAGACCTCCAGATGCTGCTGTATACTGCTGCAGTATATACTGAGCCGACGAGGTCTCCTACGACAACAAAAACAAAGAAGAGTTAGGCATCTGATCCAAAACGAGGATCTGTAGCCAAAAGATGTCGATCAACAAGTAACTGATGATACAATGACTTCAAAATGCCATGCAGAAAGAAATCGAAGTAGAGGTGCATTTAGGGGTAACATGTCatgcatttcatcaaacataattatCATAATCGCACTAGCCGCCCCAAATTCCATATAATTGATAAAAGTTAGAACATAATATCCAGTGTCGAAGAAACAGAAGATAAGAGTGCTCACAATAGGAGTATCCTTGATGCTAAGGTGAGGAAGCGGGTCAGTGGAGCAGACATGGATGGGGGCTAGTGGCGCAGCCATGACCCCAAGGAGCAGCTGAAGATCGGACCGCCGGTAAGACGTGGAGGCGGTGGAGCCAGACGGTGCTCGCGAGAGTTGGTCCTTCACCCATTGCCCCCACCCCCGCTCCCTCCGCGCGTCCTCCCTCTCCGCCTCCCCGGGATCCGGCCCCTCCATCAGCGGAGCCAGGCTGCCGGATCTCGGCACCACCGGCTCCCCATCGAGCTGGTAGCTGCGCCTCCACCAACGCGGCAGGAGCAGCCCAGCCATCGTCGACGGGCCTCGCCGCGCGATCTCCGACCTCGCCCTGGCCGGTGACAGCCCCCTGGCCACCTCTTCCCTCAGGGTCGAGAAGAACCCTTGCTTCTTCTCCATCAGCCGCCCTCTTCCCACCTACTCCTCGGATCCCTCGCCGCCCCTTCAAAAGcccaaacagagagagagagagagagagagagagagagagagagaagaagcaaGACGACCAAGGACGAGAAGCCGGCGTCGAAGATGGACGAAGCCCGTGAGGAAGGCAGGAATTAAAATGCGTCTCCTTGTACTTTTTTGAGGGGGatgaaagaggaggagaaaaggagaagaagggaaagagaagaagtggGAAGAGTGACTCCAACTGTAGGTTGGTTGAgttggtgtgtgtgtgtgcgggGGGGAGAGAGAAAAGAGCGAAGCCGAAGTGGCGAAAGGAACGAAACAGAAAAGAAACGCCGGTTCCCACTCTGAGTGTGGTGGGACccatttatatatgcatatatattatatatatataacatctcAACCATCGAACATCGGCGGGACCCATCGCAGAGATATCAGAACTGAAGGGGGGAGGGAATCAAATGGATTGAAAGCGAGTTcctttttatattaatttatttggGAAAAATgaatccatatgtcaaaaatattatttttaagaaaGAAATATTAATCGTCCCTAATCGCTAAGGCGCGGTGAGGTGGCCGGTTTGCTCGCCGTCGGCGAGTGTGACCGAGACGACGGCGCCGCTGCCAGAGACTGGGACCGGTTGGGCTCGGTTGACGGCGTCGGT of the Musa acuminata AAA Group cultivar baxijiao chromosome BXJ3-2, Cavendish_Baxijiao_AAA, whole genome shotgun sequence genome contains:
- the LOC135631015 gene encoding classical arabinogalactan protein 4-like, with translation MDRLTAISIAIAVLGLALSSAAAQSPASSPTATPPTSSSTSAAPAKHTTPVPVAAPAASPTKSTAPAPAVPSPFTSTPPAPLAAPLSSPPTASVPSASPPTASPPSDAVPPPTPVPLSSPPSPRPALPPPEPATAPPKPAEVPAASPPKPKKKGVTPASSPVATTTPSTPASSPSSEAASPGPSGSAADTSGAASGVGKMMSSVAVLAVAILVI
- the LOC135631160 gene encoding uncharacterized protein LOC135631160 — translated: MEKKQGFFSTLREEVARGLSPARARSEIARRGPSTMAGLLLPRWWRRSYQLDGEPVVPRSGSLAPLMEGPDPGEAEREDARRERGWGQWVKDQLSRAPSGSTASTSYRRSDLQLLLGVMAAPLAPIHVCSTDPLPHLSIKDTPIETSSAQYILQQYTAASGGLKLLSSIRNAYAMGKVRMVATDFETATRVIKARNASRDAESGGFVLWQMAPDMWYVELAVGGSKVHAGCNGKLVWRHTPWLGAHAAKGPVRPLRRALQGIDPLITASMFAKARCIGEKKVNGEDCFILKLCADPQTLKARSEGPAEVIRHVLFGYFSQKTGLLIHIEDSHLTRIQSSAGGDAVYWETSINSFIDDYRPVEGMMIAHSGHSVVTLFRFGEVAMSHTKTRMEESWTIEEVAFNVPGLSVDCFIPPADVKHGSIDEACELPQGERGKNLMVGGHRAKVAALEKFGSIDEAYELPQGERGKNLMVGGHRAKVAALEK